The genomic DNA aataaactaCAGTTTGAACAAACACAAGAAGTCATCAACTGAATTGCAGCtgacaacaacaaaaccaacaacagcaCAATTCTATAATGGACTAGTAAATAAACACCTACAATGTGCCAAACAGAAACTATCCAATAACTTAAACGtctagaaagaaaaacagaacaacaacacGATCAGTAAATGATCGAAACCTTGCTTGTTATTATGTCTTCAAGGGCGAGCTCTCTTATTGTTACTGCATGATGGACACTTGTACTGCTTGATATGCTCAGCCCTAGCAGGGGTGATCTTCACACATTTCCCATGGAACCACTTCTCGCAGATGTCACAGCAAATCCAGAATTCATCAGTGCCATAATGCTCACCGCATGCACCACATAAGGTCTCTCCatgttcatcttcatcttcctcgtCCAGTTCCTCCACCTCATCATCTTTAGGTAACTCCAATGGCTTTGTCTGCTTGACCTGAGGTTCTGGAGCCCGCTGCTTCACAATTCAAAAATTAGATGAGAAAACAATTTAGCcaagtgttaaaaaagaaactgCAAATATGACAACAGTACTTATAATACAAATCGAATATTCATATACCACCTTCACAAATTTGGAGTACTTTTACAGAACTACATTCCATTTAAACCGTGaactttgaaaattaatataaaaaaactttcAAAACATTGATGCCGCTATCACATCAAGAACAACAGTACAAAACCATGATAAATTTTTCACAATCACGATAGCCCTCCAGGATTTAGCATTgcaaacaatatttttcataataataaatttttcttttgaatgcaTGGGCAAGGTCAAAGCTAAAACACAAGAATTATTAAAGTGAAGGATAGAGTTATGTCCTTTCGAGTAATAACACCTCACTATTGAACAAACATTTTCGTCCTACCCGATACCTTAATTTTCGCAAATCAAACAGACCCATAGCAAGTGTATTAGGTGAGAACATGAGAAcagctaattttttttctatgtttACATGGTTAAGATTCATTGTTCTCATGAAAACTATTCTCACtataaacatatatatgcaATAAATGTTATAATATTCTGATAATACCAttatcaagaagaagaaaatctgATAATACCATCCAATATGATACCAGATTTAACTTCTGGAGATGGATATAATATAACAATGTATACATCTGTTATATATTCTATCTCTattttcttgatatttgcataatcatttaaatatttcaaatcataGGCTGAATTCCCGGATAATTAACTAACTAGCTACTCAATTTAGTACAAACAGACAGCACCTTGATATAAACAAGAGTTCTTCACAGAAACAGACgtatgtataaaaaatatatgtatattttgtcATGCATAAGTTAGagcagaaaaatattatttaccgCTTTCGAGCTGGACTTGGATTTGCTGCCACTGTGGTTTGAAACTGAAGACTTCTCCTTAACTTGTTTCTTTGCAGCACCAGTAACAACTTCATATATTGATGGCAGATCATTGATCATGTTGAACAGGCGCTTCCTGCATCACAATGAAAGTCATGAGTACATGGATGAACAACGGATACATACAGAAAAAATCCGATACATAAGATAACTTAACCGCAGGTAAGATTTAGAGTTAAAATATGAAATACCTGTCAGATTTGTCGAAGCCAAATCTGGCACCAAAGTAGTACGCAATGGCGATTAACCATGAATCACTGTGAACAGCAACCAAAGATAGCCAGTCTTTCTCTTGCATGCCATCCCTGGCAAAGTTAATGCCAAGTACAGGCTCGGGAAGCTCTGGCGGAACTTCCTCAGCAGGTAAATTGACTTCCCACTGCTCACTAGGGAAGCCATACAAGCAAAGATTCTCCTTCTCTGAAAGAATCAAGTAACAGGTTTATATAGCACAAGTACCAAATAGAATACCGAAAAAAAAATGCCCTGTAATCAGTACAACATGGCAAGTAATCCATTCTCTACAGGATTTTTCTTTGCAACTACAAAAGATCTGCAATATAGATTCTATATCTGCAACGAAAAAAAGTACTGCTAGGAGACTTGATAAGATAAGATCGTGATTTGTGACTATAATGTTCCTTGATGAAACTAATATAGTTTTTAAAACAGTAGTACCCTCGTGTAAGAttaatttgaatatatataCTGAAGAAGGAATGTGAAAACATGTGCTCAAGGACCAAAGTGGCCATTTTTTCACTAAAACCAATAACAATTAAACATATCTTCAGAGCaaacaaaaatttcttcaaacatCATAATAAATCAATAGAATGATACTTGTTTATGAATATTAGGGAAGCCCCTATTGCATTCATCCATCCAGCAAGTCTAAAACTTGATTTATCCAAAAGACAAATGCCGTGGCACACAACTACCACGTGAAAAGTGAATGTAACTTACCCGGATCACATTGGGTATAAAACTCTTCAACATCTGCAACAGCAAAACCGGGCAGAAAATAGTTCATCAGTAAAGAAAAGGTTTCAGAACAttcttatatataaatttaaaatgaacaCAATCAAAAAGTTCAAGGCCACAATGAAGCACGAAATGTCATATTCAAGTATCGAAAACGAATATAAAATTATCaggagaaaaaagaaaatgacaagAAACACATCATGTATCAATTGCAGGTTAACATATTGCACAGCCTCCACAACAAGTGTAAAACAAACTCGAGTTAAGTGTACTGAAAGAattctgtccaaaaaaaaaactaccaagGGCCTGTTTGGATCAACAGCTTATTTGCAGCGCTTACCATGATAACGCTCATGCATAAGCTCACATACGctattttaatagaaaaatattaaaaaaataataaaaattgtttttatatatgctataagctgttttataagctaaattggagaacttatgaaaataagcaaaaaaaaagcTTGTTAAAATTATCATGAGCTGTTTTCATaggttctcccaaacagtctcacaaaacttatgtcatatgtcagtagataagccaatccaaacaagcCCTAAAAGATAATTGGCAACAACTGACTAAACAGGaaagcaaaaataaatactaataaACCACATCCACCTATGGTAGGTTTAGTTCAAATTACACCTTCCCATTTCACAACAAACTAAACTCAATTCCCATTCCTCAGAACCCATGAATTATTACACAAATCAAAATGACATGAAAATTAACCACATCAGGTATCAATCATCAGTTTCATCCAAACAGCCACATTAAAAACACttgtaaaattcaaaaacaaaacccaTTTCAAGTCTAGCTAAATTGTAAACAGTGAaaagttcaaaatcaaaaggTACTCAAATTATGAAACAGTGACACAGACAGGGACACCGGAGATGACACTGACACCGGTAGTAATTcacaaaaatgatataattgaatGAAATCATGTTTGTCATACACGGAGACGCGTCGAACACAAGACACACTTTCGATCAGAAGTCTCGGCACAAACACTAAAATTTTCAGATAAaactaaagttaaaaaaaaaaattgcaaggaACCATCTCAAATactcaatttaaaaaaacatcacacattcttgctttaaaaaaaaaatcaaatttcacaGAAACAACTACTTGTAAAATTCTAAACCCACTTGAAAATTCAGTTGACCCATtaagtaaaattgaaaaataaagtaaaaaaatgcaCAGAACCAATGAAATtctcaagaaaaacaaacatcacacattatttcattaaaaaaatcaaacttcaaaatttaacaaatttaaaaaatattaccgctaatattataaacaacaacaagaacagCGATGTGTAGAAAACAAAACCAACCAGTTGAAAATTCAGTTGACCCATCaagtaaaattgaaaaacaaagttgAAAATCATGAAATTAACACAAAAAGCACATTACTTTACtccaaaaaatgaatttgaaaatttcgatttgaaaaaaagaacaaaaaatatgGTTTTTTAAGGTTTGTTAGATATACCAGTGGTGAGAGCTTTGATGAGACCAGCACGACGACCCTTAAAATCTCTGAAAACTTCCTCAACGGTGCGTGGATTATATTGTGTGCGCGCGTCCATTGTAGCTTCTCCTGGTCTTGTTCTGAGAAGAATGAAAGTGGAAGTGGGTTTAGGGTTGAAAGAGAATTTGGGAAGTGGAAGAGTGAGAGTGAAGTGGGAGAGAcaggttctctctctctctctctctagaagaGCTTCGCTTGGTGTTTCTGCAAAGTATGAGAACTGAGAGAGAAGTGCAAGTTGTGTGTCTTTCACAACACAATACCAAACACAATAAACAACTCTTtctgttctttttttctttttgaggttTTGTTGCAAAAATTTTCATCGATGATTTAGACGTTAACGTTGCggatatattttgatattttttacattATCTGTAACATTTTATCGTTATATGATATTAACTTGAATCTagtaaatttagttttttagatggattttgaatttagttgttgATTTGCGTATTCCATTTTTAGCAATgttgatgttttttgttttcgagATATTCTACTCtttccgatcactattataaataaaaagttactttttagattcaatgaataattgatgtattaatGTTTTAGTATTAATCAAAGAAGAATAAGGTCGAGTAAAATGAAATTTAGATAGAAGGTAAGTAAAGTGCACTTAAtaatttgagtttatttatGATATACtatcaaatttaataaattaatttatgtttaaaaaactATCAAAGTTAAGGCTTGAGAAGCCACTTTCTCTAAGGACGGtttttcaacaacttttttcttttttattcttttcttttttatattgagGAGTTCGAAGGGGGTGATTTGGAGCGAgagatttttcaatttttttatttttaaaagttactcCGAAGGGGGTGATTTCTCGAGttggtattattttttattccgtacatttattttattttcgagactaagatttttctttttgactaagtaataaatataataactaattaaattaattaatttagaatCATAATATTTAGTAATAACGTCAATATATTTAAGTCCGTGTTGACTAAAAAGAAAAGGCGAAAATACATTGTAccgaaaaatgaaaaatacattgaataaaaaattataatatttagtaATAACGTCAATATATTTAAGTCCGTGTTGACTAAAAAGAAAAAGCGAAAATACATTGTAccgaaaaatgaaaaatacattgagtaaaataaatgcaaatatggtACAATTGTAAATAACAAATTTATCGTCCAAGATGTGTCGGTTAATTACAGCTTGACTTTGTAGTTTCCATGTGTTAGACAAAAATTGGTTAAAGAACATAAgctattaagttttgatgataacaaagcaTGTACGAGAACGATTCGGATATTCTAATGTGCATTTAAGTGTGCAGAAAATTCTAAGTAAATGAAGTTCTGCCTTTGTACCAAGTCACCACTCTGCCAAGAAAAGAAACATTGTTATGGACAAGCTTCAATGATAGAGCTCCATAATCCTTTTCAACACTACATATTCACTTTTTGCCATAATCATTCCCAACGCTGCATCTCCTTTTATTGCCACATCAGATATTCAATACATTTCATCAAACTGACCATAGCAAACATTACTAGTtcaaaaatgattaattaacaataaaaattacTTAAATTCCTAAATTCTTAGATAGAAAATGATTAGATATTATAGGTCATGCGATCACTcaaaacattataaacatcGGGGATAAGTTCTAGGTAATTACCAACATTTTGTAGGTTATCACTTAGCAAGCTAAAACTACCTAGGGGGCCTACCTGATATGAAGTAAAAGTCAAATGTTCTTTGTGAGGTGGTGGTcggattaggcaagtgtacTAAATCGTGTACccagtaataaagtgataagtgaGTATCGTATCTACATGGATTGTCGTTTCGTCCAAACAACTTGCGCTACTTATTTTAAGTTTGACgataaaataaagagataagGGTTTAGagatttgcaatttttatctgtttgtaATAGAGTAAGTTACCtgtttttggttgcagaaatGTAACAGTGATTAGAGGATTCTTCGGATCTCCCTATTTATGTGTTGGATATTAAATTAACATACATGTCACATCTAGTTATTCTAAGTGAACTATCTATGTGATAAGGTCGTGAGATGTTTCTACCCTAATCGATCGTCAAGTTGCATCTGTTGATCGCCTGGTGATCATTACATGTGGGGTCTTACACTCCCAGTTGATTAAACGATATCCCTCAGATGGCTAACTGCACCTGCTAGTCACACGATGATCTTTAACGTGTGGGCTCTTgttaattcaaaggtaattgaagcATGAACTTAAATTGGCCTTCAAGTTTTCCGTAAGGCTATGAAGTGCCAAAGTTCCATTAGGTTAGAACATCCATGAAATTTAGGTATCTAAACTCACACTCTCCTTCtcagtagttctacaaacgggcagCCTTATTagcgtctaccttaccaagggtTAAGAAGAATGGTTCTATTAGGTTTGAGTTTATTTCCTTTAAGAAACCGCTTGTTTCCCTAATCTATAACTAGTTACATCCTAGGTTCAGCAGATTTTACTAAGTCTTGAtaatgtcacctcctaagtacttactactagGGTCAACTCGCTTTCGGTATCTTTCGCTAGTTATTAACTACTTACTTCCTAGACAGATAATTATTAGTATAAGCACATAAATATTAAGATATAAGCATCCAGATAGTAATAACAATCCAAGGCGctgtcacaacctaagtatCTAATTTAGGGTTGCGCCTACTATAGAAATAAACTTAGACTAACAAAACTAAATAGTGAacataaaataactaaataaacgacattattaaataattatcgaacaaaataaataggagttcatcttagaactctagCCTATAACTAAttagttactcatggtaactaaagacaagatataaaaagataaaaacataccctagaataGATAGGAGAAGATAGAACTCCTCCTTGACTCCTAGAATCTCCTTCCTCATGAACTGCTCTagttctgaacgagaaattatgaatgaggaagacgatatttatagggaaagtTTCCACCTGAATTAAGCTAAAAATATGGgctttataggggcgaaaaagTCACAAATAGTGACTTCTTTCGCAAGTCACCATGCTCCTAGCACATTTTTCATGCGCCTGGGCGCTTTAGGTCATGCACCAGGCGCTTTTTCATCGCATCATGCACTTTTTAGACAGCCTTTTTGTGCCTAGTAAATTCAGTGTTGAAATGCCTTTTTTCTTCgtttgttttgatgttttcttcAATGTAAGATGTCTTGGAACTTGGGAACAGAATTTCTCCCTCTATAACGTCTTATGATGCCTCTTGAATCTTTAATCTTCGTCTTCCCAAGAACTGCATGAATCTTCAGATGTCTTGTTTGCCAATTAGCGTGATTTCTTTGTGAATTACAACAAGACCACCCTAAAATTGATATGTTTCAGGAAAACTCTgattacagactcaaatatagaaaacattacaaatgtcccgaaatcataggcaattactctaatactcctctattttgatggtaaaacctactaaaaaaaagtctgaaaaacatgctaagaataacgtaagatgacttGTCATCATGAGGcatgtcaaaaagaaaaattggttaaaactctttttaaaattaaaaacattgttTCTACCTCTAGGCCACCGAAGCTTCtacatatttatcttttagggCAAGCTAATACTACCTTTATCAATGGAACGAAATATAGACTGGTCATTGTTGACGACTTTAGTATATCAACCTAGGTGAAATTTTTGATAAGCAAAGATGAGTCATATGAGGTGTTTAGTATATTctgcaaacaaactcaaaatgaaaaagaaacatctattttgaaattagaaaaaattgatGCCGAAATTGGCAAGGACACCAAATCATACCCAAGTATTAAATTAGTAAGTTATCGTCTCCACAAGGATTGTCGTTCAACTTGGTAATTAGCGGaatttattagaaataaaagagaTGAAGGGTTTGTAGGATTTTAATTGTCCTGCCCAATGCGAGATTAGATTGTTGTGACTCGGACGTTTACCGGAGATTAGGGAATCCTTAAATCCCTCATCCATCATTGTTGGAATCAACTCGATTGATTATTAGTTTATGAAATGTGTTTCGATTTAAGAAACTAGAATATGACCCCGTGATGTATTAGtggaagttttattttaatatttccaCAATTCAACCAGTTACAATGGCGGTGTTCCCTTAAGATGagtcaaaaccctaaattcaTACATAGAttcgattaaaaaaaattaatttagaaactatataatttatattattgtctGGTTCAGACGAAATTAGGGTTGTCAATCCTAATATTCTCCATCTAAGATTAGATATAGAAATGgacatatacaaattaaatcagaCACTTggatcataaactgaataaacaatttattaattgaattcaaCAAATATGAAGAGGATCATCGTGGAACCCTAATCAAAGAGGTTTAGTTGCACATGGCAACCGACATCATTACAAAACAATAGGAAAAACATACCTTAGATAGAACAATATGAGGATGAAGATCCTCAACCTTTAAGCTATGATGCTTGACTCTTGTCTTGTACCGCAAGCTTTCTATATCAATAAAAATTTCTGcaaggtctctatttatagtgcATCATTACTTAGAGGTTAAGAGAAGAAACCTAAGTTTTTTTCACCGATCCAGCTTGAAAAACAAGCAAGCAACAACTTATGGCCGCAAGCCATGCGCGGGGGCACATGGGTACACGCACAGGGGCATAGGGGGTAGTAGCCAAGACTACCTCATGCACAGGGGCGCATGAATCAGTAGCTTTTTGAGTGTTCTTCCGTCTTGACGTGGCTTGGCACTTGAAACGGATTTTCTTCAACTTGTATTGTCTTCAAAGACATTTTAAGAACCATTgatcttcaatcttcatatcctCGATACTGCACGTGATggtttgttttgttgatttacatgatttctcactaAAATGACTCAAAACACCTGGAGTTGCATGATTTAGGATAGAACTGAATTACAATGACTCAaatgaaaaaatacaaaatgttTCTCTAACCATTGACAACTCGTCTAAATGACCTTTTATTTACcttcaaatacaaaaaaaaaaaaaaaaaaaaaataacaaaaaacattgacaaaaatatcatattatattcCATCATCACAAATCCAAACTTAAATCTTTGCTTTTCTTCAAGCAATAGATAGAATTTAGACATTCAAATAACTCACATCCGGTTGTGTTTCCACtcacataatcatcaatcaTTTGAGGGGAATTTACCTTGCCCTATATTTAATTGACTAGTAATAATGTTATAACATGTATTGGGTGTAAACAATAATAacatgttttttgtgtgttaaccTCCTGTTACCAAGGAAAATGGCCCCTGGTAATCCGGAATTCAACAGGTAAATAAAGCTTgatcaaaaattatttcatttagaaATTAAACTTAGATTCTTGTGAATATTTCGTCCTTTAATAAATCTCATTAATCAATTAAACCCAATTGCTTGGTTAAACTATCataacatatattaattaagttatttaaatcataatgtgtaaaataattttatataaatttaactCCGCgttgactaaaaataaaaataaaaaatacattgtaccgaaaaaggaaaatga from Medicago truncatula cultivar Jemalong A17 chromosome 8, MtrunA17r5.0-ANR, whole genome shotgun sequence includes the following:
- the LOC25500530 gene encoding PHD finger protein ALFIN-LIKE 4 isoform X2 is translated as MDARTQYNPRTVEEVFRDFKGRRAGLIKALTTDVEEFYTQCDPEKENLCLYGFPSEQWEVNLPAEEVPPELPEPVLGINFARDGMQEKDWLSLVAVHSDSWLIAIAYYFGARFGFDKSDRKRLFNMINDLPSIYEVVTGAAKKQVKEKSSVSNHSGSKSKSSSKARAPEPQVKQTKPLELPKDDEVEELDEEDEDEHGETLCGACGEHYGTDEFWICCDICEKWFHGKCVKITPARAEHIKQYKCPSCSNNKRARP
- the LOC25500530 gene encoding PHD finger protein ALFIN-LIKE 4 isoform X1, translated to MDARTQYNPRTVEEVFRDFKGRRAGLIKALTTDVEEFYTQCDPEKENLCLYGFPSEQWEVNLPAEEVPPELPEPVLGINFARDGMQEKDWLSLVAVHSDSWLIAIAYYFGARFGFDKSDRKRLFNMINDLPSIYEVVTGAAKKQVKEKSSVSNHSGSKSKSSSKAQRAPEPQVKQTKPLELPKDDEVEELDEEDEDEHGETLCGACGEHYGTDEFWICCDICEKWFHGKCVKITPARAEHIKQYKCPSCSNNKRARP